A portion of the Canis lupus baileyi chromosome 38, mCanLup2.hap1, whole genome shotgun sequence genome contains these proteins:
- the RBBP5 gene encoding retinoblastoma-binding protein 5 isoform X3, giving the protein MKSAPVMLTLSDSKHVVLPVDDDSDLNVVASFDRRGEYIYTGNAKGKILVLKTDSQDLVASFRVTTGTSNTTAIKSIEFARKGSCFLINTADRIIRVYDGREILTCGRDGEPEPMQKLQDLVNRTPWKKCCFSGDGEYIVAGSARQHALYIWEKSIGNLVKILHGTRGELLLDVAWHPVRPIIASISSGVVSIWAQNQVENWSAFAPDFKELDENVEYEERESEFDIEDEDKSEPEQTGADAAEDEEVDVTSVDPIAAFCSSDEELEDSKALLYLPIAPEVEDPEENPYGPPPDAVQTSLMDEGASSEKKRQSSADGSQPPKKKPKTTNIELQGVPNDEVHPLLGVKGDGKSKKKQAGRPKGSKGKEKDSPFKPKLYKGDRGLPLEGSAKGKVQAELSQPLAAGGAISELL; this is encoded by the exons ATGAAATCTGCTCCTGTCATGTTGACCCTTTCAGATTCCAAGCATGTTGTTCTGCCGGTAGATGACGACTCCGATTTGAACGTGGTTGCATCTTTTGATAGAAGAGGGGAATATATCTATACAGGAAATGCAAAAGGCAAG ATTTTGGTCCTAAAAACAGATTCTCAGGATCTTGTTGCTTCCTTCAGAGTAACAACTGGAACGAGCAATACCACAGCTATTAAGTCCATAGAATTTGCCCGGAAGGGGAG TTGCTTTTTAATTAACACAGCAGATCGAATAATCCGAGTTTATGATGGCAGAGAAATCTTAACTTGTGGAAGAGATGGAGAGCCTGAACCCATGCAGAAGTTACAGGACTTGGTAAATAG GACCCCGTGGAAGAAATGTTGTTTCTCTGGGGATGGGGAATATATCGTGGCTGGTTCAGCTCGGCAGCATGCCTTGTACATCTGGGAGAAGAGCATTGGCAACCTGGTGAAGATTCTCCATGGGACAAGAGGAGAACTCCTCTTGGATGTAGCT TGGCATCCTGTTCGACCCATCATAGCATCCATTTCAAGTGGAGTGGTATCTATCTGGGCACAAAATCAAGTA GAAAATTGGAGTGCGTTTGCACCAGATTTCAAGGAGCTGGATGAAAATGTGGAATATGAGGAAAGGGAATCAGAGTTTGATATTGAAGATGAAGATAAGAGTGAGCCTGAGCAGACAG GGGCTGATGCTGCAGAGGATGAGGAAGTGGATGTCACCAGTGTGGACCCTATTGCTGCCTTCTGTAGCAG TGATGAAGAGCTGGAAGATTCAAAGGCTCTATTATATTTACCCATTGCCCCTGAGGTAGAAGATCCAGAAGAAAATCCTTATGGCCCCCCACCGGATGCGGTCCAAACCTCCCTGATGGATGAAGGGGCTAGTTCAGAGAAGAAGAGGCAGTCTTCAGCAGATGGGTCCCAGCCACCGAAGAAGAAGCCCAAAACAACCAATATAGAACTTCAAGGAGTACCTAATGATG AAGTCCATCCACTACTGGGTGTGAAGGGGGATGGCAAATCCAAGAAGAAGCAAGCAGGCCGGCCTAAAGGATcaaaaggtaaagagaaagatTCTCCATTTAAACCGAAACTCTACAAAGGGGACAGAGGTTTACCTCTGGAAGGATCAGCGAAGGGTAAAGTGCAGGCGGAGCTCAGCCAGCCGTTGGCAG